In a single window of the Gadus chalcogrammus isolate NIFS_2021 chromosome 20, NIFS_Gcha_1.0, whole genome shotgun sequence genome:
- the itm2bb gene encoding integral membrane protein 2Bb, translating into MVKVSFNSALGQKEAKKDVETLIPEDEKDPEAGVAVRGPSRAWGWCMCLGLALMLSGLVVGGAYLYRYYIMEEGRVFVCGVNYREEDFMVPEDDDDIRVNLPSTYQMRQLQESVRVLEREQVALINVPVPEFEDTDPADIVHDFERRLTAYLDLNLNKCYVIPLNTSVVMPPKDLMELLENIKMGTYLPQSYLLHEEMVVTERLHHVDQLGYYIYSLCRGKQTFKLQRRERIIGMQKREALNCFKIRHFESQQVVETSICEL; encoded by the exons ATGGTTAAGGTGTCTTTCAACTCCGCCCTGGGGCAGAAGGAAGCGAAAAAGGACGTCGAGACGCTGATCCCAGAAGACGAAAAA GACCCGGAGGCGGGGGTGGCAGTGCGCGGGCCATCGCGGGCATGGGGCTGGTGCATGTGTCTGGGCCTCGCCCTCATGCTCTCTGGCCTGGTGGTAGGCGGAGCTTACCTTTACCGATACTACATCATGGAG GAGggcagggtgtttgtgtgtggggtcaATTATCGTGAGGAAGACTTCATGGTTccagaagatgatgatgat ATCCGGGTGAACCTGCCATCCACGTACCAGATGCGCCAGCTGCAGGAGAGTGTGCGGGtgctggagagagagcaggtggcCCTCATCAACGTCCCTGTACCAGAGTTTGAGGACACCGATCCCGCTGACATCGTCCACGACTTCGAGAGG AGGCTGACTGCCTACCTGGACCTGAACCTCAACAAGTGCTACGTGATCCCCCTCAACACCTCTGTGGTCATGCCCCCGAAAGACTtgatggagctgctggagaacATCAAG ATGGGCACATACCTGCCCCAGTCTTATCTGCTCCATGAGGAGATGGTGGTGACAGAGAGGCTTCACCATGTGGACCAGCTGGGATACTACATCTACAGCCTCTGTCGTGGCAAGCAGACCTTCAAGCTTCAGCGCCGGGAACGCATCATCG GCATGCAGAAGCGCGAGGCCCTCAACTGCTTCAAGATCCGTCACTTTGAGAGCCAGCAAGTGGTGGAGACCAGCATCTGTGAGCTGTAG
- the med4 gene encoding mediator of RNA polymerase II transcription subunit 4 gives MAEKATKERLLSVLDDLEVLSRELIEMLALSRSQKLPQAGEDTQILDLLVQRDRELQELMEVGREQGRVQEEMLLLEKEVEKRDSDIQQLQKQLKEAEHILATAVYQAKEKLKSIDKAKKGSISSEELIKYAHRISASNAVCAPLNWLPGDPRRPYPTDMEMRSGLLGHMANLPTNGVNGHLPGDALAAGRLPDVLTPQYPWQSSDVSVGMLPPHHGNDFGLEPPGHNKENEDEVEAMSTDSSSSSSDSD, from the exons ATGGCTGAAAAGGCAACTAAAGAGCGGTTATTGTCTGTTTTGGATGATTTGGAAGTTTTATCCAG GGAGCTGATAGAAATGCTGGCCTTATCCAGAAGCCAGAAACTCCCGCAAGCAGGCGAGGATACACAG ATCCTAGATCTGCTGGTCCAGAGGGACAGGGAGTTgcaggagctgatggaggtggGCAGGGAGCAGGGCCGGGTCCAGGAGGAGATGCTCCTCCTGGAGAAAgaggtggagaagagagacagcgacatCCAACAACTCCAGAAACAGCTGAAGGAGGCAGAACACATCCTG GCCACAGCTGTCTATCAAGCAAAGGAGAAACTGAAATCTATTGACAAAGCCAAGAAGG GGAGCATCTCATCGGAGGAACTCATCAAGTACGCTCACCGGATCAGTGCCAGCAACGCTGTGTGCGCTCCACTCAACTGGCTCCCAG GCGATCCTCGCAGGCCATATCCAACAGACATGGAGATGCGTAGTGGACTGCTGGGTCACATGGCTAACCTGCCGACCAATGGCGTGAACGGACATCTGCCAGGTGACGCACTGGCTGCTGGGAGATTGCCAG ACGTCTTGACCCCCCAGTACCCCTGGCAGTCTTCTGACGTTTCCGTGGGGATGCTGCCCCCACACCATGGCAACGACTTTGGTCTGGAGCCGCCCGGTCATAACAAGGAGAACGAGGATGAGGTGGAGGCCATGTCAACGGACtcttccagcagcagcagtgactctgactga
- the sucla2 gene encoding succinate--CoA ligase [ADP-forming] subunit beta, mitochondrial encodes MAASLICSRLTASLRNSGAKTTITSASKVLGGSSGLLGCHGSQQQQQKRGLSLHEYMSLGLLKEAGIAVPDGMVASSSEEAYSVAKQIDSKDLVVKAQVLAGGRGKGTFEGGLKGGVKIVYSPEEARDISSQMIGRKLYTKQTGEAGRICNQVFICERRYPRREYYFAITMDRSFKGPVLIGSSQGGVNIEDVAAENPDAIIKEPIDIVEGIKMEQAVSIAEKMGFPQLLVKEAAENMIKLYNVFMKYDASMLEINPMVEDASGIVMCMDAKINFDSNAAYRQKRVFDMQDWTQEDPRDRQAAKADLNYIGLDGTIGCLVNGAGLAMATMDIIKLHGGTPANFLDVGGGATAHQVTEAFKLITSDRKVQAIMVNIFGGIMRCDVIAQGIIMAVTDLDLKIPIVVRLQGTRVDDAKALIAASPLKILACDDLDEAAKMVVKLSEIISLAKEAQVDITFQLPI; translated from the exons ATGGCGGCGTCCCTGATCTGTAGCCGCTTGACGGCCAGCCTGAGAAACTCTGGGGCCAAGACCACTATTACCTCCGCTTCAAAG GTTCTCGGTGGCTCCTCGGGTCTTCtgggttgccatggcagccagcagcagcagcaaaagAGGGGTCTGTCTCTGCATGAGTACATGAGCCTTGGCCTGCTGAAGGAGGCAGGGATCGCCGTCCCTGATGGCATGGTGGCCAGCTCCTCTGAGGAGGCCTACTCCGTTGCCAAACAGATCG aCTCCAAGGATCTGGTGGTGAAAGCCCAGGTGCTGGCTGGAGGCCGAGGGAAGGGGACGTTTGAGGGTGGGCTGAAAGGAGGCGTGAAGATCGTCTACTC acCAGAGGAGGCGCGTGACATCTCCTCTCAGATGATTGGTCGGAAGCTGTACACCAAGCAGACGGGGGAGGCGGGGCGTATCTGTAACCAGGTGTTCATCTGTGAGCGCAGGTATCCTCGCAGGGAGTACTACTTCGCCATCACCATGGATAGGTCTTTCaag GGCCCTGTGCTGATTGGCAGCTCCCAGGGTGGCGTGAACATCGAGGATGTTGCGGCGGAGAACCCCGACGCCATCATCAAGGAGCCTATCGACATCGTAGAGGGCATCAAGATGGAGCAGGCCGTTTCG ATAGCTGAGAAGATGGGGTTCCCGCAGCTGCTGGTGAAGGAAGCAGCAGAGAACATGATCAAACTGTACAACGTCTTCATGAAGTACGACGCATCCATGCTGGAGATCAACCCAATGGTGGAGGACGCCTCGGGCATCG TGATGTGCATGGACGCCAAAATCAACTTTGACTCCAACGCGGCGTATCGCCAGAAGAGGGTGTTTGATATGCAGGACTGGACCCAGGAGGACCCTAGGGACCGGCAGGCGGCCAAGGCAGACCTCAACTACATCGGCCTGGACGGCACCATCGGCTGCCTGG TCAACGGAGCTGGTCTGGCGATGGCGACCATGGACATCATCAAGCTGCACGGTGGAACGCCCGCCAACTTCCTGGACGTAGGGGGTGGAGCCACGGCTCACCAGGTGACCGAGGCGTTCAAGCTCATCACCTCCGACAGGAAG GTCCAGGCCATCATGGTCAACATCTTTGGGGGCATCATGAGGTGTGATGTCATCGCTCAGGGCATCATCATGGCGGTCACGGATCTGGACCTCAAGATCCCTATCGTTGTCCGGTTACAAG GGACCAGGGTGGACGACGCTAAAGCTCTGATTGCCGCCAGTCCTCTGAAGATTCTCGCCTGTGACGACCTTGACGAAGCTGCCAAGATG GTGGTGAAGCTCTCTGAGATCATCTCGCTGGCCAAGGAAGCCCAAGTGGACATCACCTTCCAGCTGCCTATCTAA